In Priestia megaterium NBRC 15308 = ATCC 14581, the following proteins share a genomic window:
- a CDS encoding diacylglycerol kinase gives MKRARIIYNPTSGREIFKKNLPEVLQKLEQAGYETSCHATTCAGDATEAAKVAVERRFDVVIAAGGDGTINEVVNGIAGQDYRPQLGIIPVGTTNDFARAINVPRTIEGAIDVIVEGVTKPIDLGCVTNDGETHYFVNIAGGGRLTELTYEVPSKLKTMLGQLAYYLKGMEMLPSIKPTSVEIEYDGKFFGGEIMFFLVSLTNSVGGFEKLAPDSSLDDGMFDLIILKKANLAEFIRIATLALRGEHINDPHIIYTKANRVKIHTNDKMQLNLDGEYGGLLPGEFVNLYRHVEIFVPKATAELMEKNEIA, from the coding sequence ATGAAAAGAGCGAGAATTATTTATAACCCGACATCGGGCCGTGAAATTTTTAAGAAAAACTTACCGGAAGTCTTGCAAAAGCTAGAGCAAGCAGGCTACGAAACATCTTGTCATGCTACAACTTGCGCTGGTGATGCAACAGAAGCTGCTAAAGTAGCAGTAGAGCGTCGTTTTGACGTTGTAATTGCAGCCGGTGGAGACGGTACCATCAATGAAGTCGTAAACGGTATCGCTGGACAAGACTATCGTCCGCAGCTAGGTATTATTCCTGTTGGAACAACCAACGACTTTGCTCGTGCCATTAATGTGCCCCGTACGATTGAAGGCGCTATTGATGTTATTGTAGAAGGCGTAACAAAGCCAATTGACTTGGGCTGTGTAACAAACGACGGAGAAACGCATTACTTTGTAAATATCGCCGGAGGCGGCCGTTTAACTGAATTGACATATGAAGTGCCAAGCAAGTTAAAAACAATGCTTGGACAGCTAGCTTACTATTTAAAAGGCATGGAAATGCTTCCTTCTATTAAACCAACATCTGTTGAAATTGAGTATGACGGAAAATTCTTTGGCGGAGAGATTATGTTCTTCCTCGTTTCCTTAACGAACTCAGTCGGCGGTTTTGAAAAGCTGGCACCAGATTCTTCTTTAGATGACGGCATGTTTGATTTAATTATTTTAAAGAAAGCAAATTTAGCTGAATTTATTCGAATTGCGACACTTGCGCTGCGAGGAGAACACATCAATGATCCTCATATTATCTACACAAAAGCGAACCGTGTTAAAATTCATACAAATGATAAAATGCAGTTAAATCTAGATGGCGAGTACGGCGGATTATTGCCTGGGGAATTTGTAAACTTATATCGCCATGTAGAAATCTTTGTTCCAAAAGCAACAGCTGAATTGATGGAAAAAAATGAGATCGCCTAA
- the rlmD gene encoding 23S rRNA (uracil(1939)-C(5))-methyltransferase RlmD: protein MEKLKPPVEKNEYIDVAFEDLTHDGAGVAKVNGFPIFVQNALPGESGQVKVIKVKKGYAFGKLIKHHTISEQRVEAPCPVYKQCGGCQLQHVSYEGQLQFKQKQVKDVMARIGHLPDVPVHSTLGMNDPWRYRNKAQVPVAEREGGLVAGFYQQRSHDIINMDACLIQQQANDDVVQAVKSICEKHGISAYQEQKHKGSLRHIMARYGLVTGEIMVVIVTRTAELPNKKRIIEDIIEAVPNVKSIVQNVNSKRTNVILGNQTNVLWGEEYIYDYIGDVKFAISAKSFYQVNPEQTKVLYDKALEYADLTGEETVIDAYCGIGTISLFLAQKAKKVYGVEIVPEAIEDAKRNAELNGIHNAEFEVGEAEVVIPNWYKQGIKADVIVVDPPRKGCDEALLNTIIDMKPKKVVYVSCGPATLARDLAILEKGGYETVEVQPVDMFPHTTHVENVAVLTLK from the coding sequence ATGGAAAAATTAAAACCACCTGTAGAAAAAAATGAATATATAGATGTTGCGTTTGAAGATTTAACGCATGACGGAGCGGGTGTAGCGAAAGTGAACGGATTTCCTATTTTCGTTCAAAATGCGCTGCCCGGTGAAAGCGGCCAAGTAAAAGTTATTAAAGTAAAAAAAGGCTATGCGTTTGGCAAGCTTATCAAGCACCATACAATTAGTGAACAGCGTGTTGAAGCACCCTGTCCGGTCTACAAGCAGTGCGGAGGCTGTCAGCTGCAGCATGTAAGCTATGAAGGACAGTTGCAATTTAAACAAAAGCAAGTAAAAGACGTCATGGCGCGAATTGGTCATTTACCTGACGTTCCGGTACATTCGACGCTAGGAATGAACGATCCTTGGCGCTATCGAAACAAAGCTCAAGTTCCCGTGGCAGAACGAGAAGGCGGTTTGGTCGCTGGGTTTTACCAGCAGCGAAGCCACGACATCATTAACATGGATGCCTGTTTGATTCAGCAGCAAGCAAATGATGATGTTGTTCAAGCTGTTAAATCAATCTGTGAAAAACATGGCATTTCTGCTTATCAAGAACAAAAACATAAAGGCTCACTTCGTCATATCATGGCGCGCTACGGACTTGTAACGGGTGAAATCATGGTTGTCATTGTGACTCGTACAGCTGAGCTGCCAAACAAAAAGCGTATTATAGAAGACATTATCGAAGCCGTGCCGAACGTGAAATCAATTGTTCAAAACGTAAACAGCAAGCGCACAAACGTCATTTTAGGGAACCAAACGAACGTACTTTGGGGAGAAGAATATATTTACGATTATATCGGCGACGTTAAATTTGCCATTTCAGCAAAATCATTCTACCAAGTAAACCCTGAGCAAACGAAAGTGCTTTATGACAAAGCGCTTGAGTATGCAGATTTAACAGGAGAAGAAACGGTTATTGACGCTTACTGTGGAATCGGAACAATCTCATTATTTCTCGCTCAAAAAGCGAAAAAAGTATATGGCGTTGAAATCGTGCCTGAAGCGATTGAAGATGCAAAGCGCAACGCTGAGCTAAACGGTATTCACAACGCTGAATTTGAAGTAGGCGAAGCAGAAGTCGTCATTCCAAACTGGTACAAACAAGGTATCAAAGCGGACGTCATCGTCGTAGATCCGCCGCGAAAAGGATGCGACGAAGCTCTTTTGAATACCATCATTGACATGAAGCCGAAAAAAGTTGTCTATGTTTCATGCGGACCAGCAACTCTCGCACGTGACCTAGCTATTTTAGAAAAAGGCGGATATGAGACGGTTGAAGTTCAGCCTGTTGATATGTTTCCGCATACGACGCACGTGGAGAATGTGGCGGTGCTTACATTAAAATAA
- a CDS encoding CamS family sex pheromone protein, translating into MKKILLLSLAVMLVTSACAPNLSDDKETVQQTNNKKEKAVIPKYSISDDYYRTILPFKAGVARGLVAANLNNRLDAQEFETGLMRLSTDSYSPKKYVYQEGQYLDKDTIRSWLSRKLSDKQFKDLQSKTKDKTAKKKLKNNGLNPIDTEKGDLKTRNETSPMYLANITEQDYLIQDGDDKVKLGGVTIGLAMNSVHYYTEENGYAREVKLTNKEIEAQGKQMADEIVKRMRDIKGLENVPVRVALFKQSAKSSLTPGNFIAVGNAGSNDTAVGSWDNLDEQYYLFPSSDATKDHRDDAMKFDEFKAQIEDYFPNFTSVVGKGYYKDGQLQKMTIDIPVQFYGKGEIVGFTQYVAGLMLDHFPSYMETSISINSVSGPEALIVRKADEDKPFVHIYEE; encoded by the coding sequence TTGAAAAAGATATTGTTACTTTCTCTTGCGGTCATGCTTGTAACTTCAGCGTGTGCACCGAATCTTTCGGACGATAAAGAGACTGTTCAACAAACCAACAACAAGAAAGAAAAAGCAGTTATTCCGAAGTATAGTATTTCAGATGATTATTACCGAACAATTCTTCCATTTAAAGCGGGAGTGGCAAGAGGCTTAGTCGCAGCAAACTTAAACAACCGCTTGGATGCGCAAGAATTTGAAACAGGCTTAATGCGCTTATCGACAGATAGCTATTCTCCGAAAAAATATGTGTATCAAGAAGGCCAGTACCTTGATAAAGATACTATTCGCTCATGGTTAAGCCGTAAGCTGAGCGATAAACAGTTTAAAGATCTTCAAAGTAAAACAAAAGATAAGACGGCGAAAAAGAAGCTTAAAAACAATGGGTTAAATCCAATCGATACGGAAAAAGGCGATTTGAAAACTCGTAACGAAACAAGCCCAATGTACTTAGCGAACATTACTGAGCAAGATTACCTTATCCAAGACGGAGACGACAAGGTAAAACTTGGAGGCGTCACAATTGGCCTGGCGATGAATTCCGTTCATTATTATACAGAAGAAAATGGCTATGCTCGTGAAGTGAAGCTTACAAATAAAGAGATTGAAGCCCAAGGAAAGCAAATGGCAGATGAGATTGTTAAGCGTATGCGCGACATCAAAGGCCTAGAAAATGTGCCAGTTCGAGTAGCGCTATTCAAACAAAGTGCTAAGTCTTCTTTAACACCGGGTAACTTTATAGCTGTCGGAAATGCAGGTTCAAATGATACGGCCGTTGGCAGCTGGGATAATTTAGACGAGCAATATTATTTATTCCCATCATCAGATGCAACAAAAGATCATCGAGACGATGCGATGAAATTTGATGAGTTTAAAGCGCAAATCGAAGACTACTTCCCGAACTTTACAAGCGTAGTAGGGAAAGGGTATTACAAAGATGGACAGCTTCAAAAGATGACGATTGATATTCCCGTACAATTTTACGGAAAAGGTGAAATTGTAGGATTTACTCAGTACGTTGCTGGTTTAATGCTTGATCATTTCCCTTCATATATGGAAACGAGTATCTCTATTAACTCAGTAAGCGGACCGGAAGCTCTCATTGTTAGAAAAGCAGATGAAGACAAGCCGTTCGTTCATATTTACGAAGAGTAA
- a CDS encoding S8 family serine peptidase, translating to MKKSLSALLGVSLLVSGLTLGAESSYAESSTNSNVKKATQQLNPTIQIPASKVKKKEKNLFSGSSKKETRRGKITEADAKRGYIKDEIIVKFKTNKSLSSLGDKIKVKGLKLNKTLDKKLGIQTLKFDTNVSTMKEILKALNASSAVEYAEPNYIYKPAAVSEPYYQYMWGLKNTGQYIDGVAGKKGIDINAESAWVKTKGSASTTVAVIDTGVDIYHPDLKDNIWKNPGEIAGDGIDNDRNGYIDDVNGWDFYYDDDEVYYDEEYDAHGTHVAGTIGAKENSTGVIGVAPNVKIMSLKFIGPDGGSTDGAIAAINYAKSKGVKVSNNSWGGGEYSQALYDVIKSSNSTFIAAAGNDGDNIDPYPAYPAAYDLPNIVSVAAIDNQGNLGDFSNYGSKNVDVAAPGVSVLSTIPENSYAYGDGTSMAAPHVTGVASLVLAANPSFSSAQLKDTLMKSTTKLSSLTGKVASGGLVNAGLAVSADIDGEIPGVSLNGNSISSTLNASTDKDDVYSVKLTKGEKFTVSLSGAAGTDFDLYLYNQNAKTVNSSDGIVAYSEKLNTSSETLTFVASADGTYYLDVYAYKGSGSYKVDVKYGATAGVYEDTSTNLAYTGNWSKVSNSSSSGGSYKAVNEANASMQFVFNGTEVSLNTLKDNTQGQAKVTLDGTAYWVDLYADKPQYKATVFNKKGLKAGKHTLKVEWSGKVHPGAKKTVTKVTLDSITVK from the coding sequence ATGAAAAAGTCTTTAAGTGCTTTATTGGGAGTAAGTTTATTAGTATCTGGATTAACGCTAGGCGCGGAGTCAAGTTATGCAGAGTCAAGTACTAATTCTAATGTAAAAAAGGCTACGCAACAGTTGAATCCTACTATCCAAATTCCTGCTAGTAAAGTGAAGAAAAAAGAAAAGAATTTATTTAGCGGTAGCTCTAAAAAAGAAACTAGAAGAGGAAAGATAACTGAAGCGGATGCAAAAAGAGGATACATAAAAGACGAAATTATTGTTAAGTTTAAAACGAATAAGTCTCTTAGTAGTTTAGGAGATAAAATAAAGGTAAAAGGGTTAAAGTTAAATAAAACGTTAGATAAAAAACTGGGAATTCAAACGTTAAAGTTTGATACGAATGTATCAACTATGAAAGAAATCTTAAAAGCCTTAAATGCTTCCAGCGCTGTGGAATATGCTGAACCTAACTATATTTATAAACCAGCCGCTGTTTCAGAGCCATATTATCAATATATGTGGGGATTAAAAAATACAGGTCAGTATATAGATGGAGTGGCAGGGAAAAAAGGTATTGATATAAACGCTGAAAGCGCTTGGGTGAAAACAAAAGGAAGCGCTAGCACTACGGTAGCTGTAATTGATACCGGTGTAGATATTTATCACCCGGATTTGAAGGATAATATTTGGAAAAATCCTGGAGAGATAGCAGGTGACGGGATAGATAATGATCGTAACGGCTATATAGATGATGTAAATGGCTGGGACTTTTATTATGATGATGATGAAGTTTATTATGATGAAGAATATGATGCTCACGGTACTCACGTAGCAGGAACGATTGGGGCTAAAGAAAATTCTACAGGAGTAATTGGTGTAGCACCAAATGTCAAAATTATGTCATTAAAATTTATTGGCCCTGATGGAGGTAGTACAGATGGTGCTATTGCCGCAATCAACTATGCAAAATCCAAAGGTGTTAAAGTGTCTAACAATTCTTGGGGTGGCGGAGAATACTCACAGGCTTTATATGATGTGATTAAAAGTTCCAATTCTACTTTTATAGCTGCGGCTGGAAATGATGGTGACAATATTGACCCTTATCCTGCTTATCCAGCTGCTTATGATTTACCTAATATTGTTTCTGTAGCAGCAATTGATAATCAAGGTAACCTGGGCGATTTTTCTAATTACGGTAGTAAAAATGTAGATGTAGCTGCACCAGGTGTCTCTGTTTTGAGCACCATTCCTGAAAATAGTTACGCTTATGGAGACGGCACATCGATGGCAGCTCCACATGTAACGGGTGTAGCATCATTGGTTTTAGCAGCAAATCCATCTTTCAGTTCTGCACAACTAAAAGATACATTGATGAAAAGTACTACAAAACTGTCATCTTTGACAGGAAAAGTTGCAAGCGGCGGTCTAGTTAACGCTGGATTAGCGGTATCAGCTGATATAGATGGAGAAATACCTGGAGTGTCTTTAAATGGAAATAGCATAAGCTCTACGTTGAACGCCTCCACAGATAAAGATGATGTATATTCAGTAAAGTTAACAAAAGGCGAAAAGTTTACAGTGTCGTTATCAGGAGCTGCAGGGACAGATTTTGATTTGTATTTGTATAATCAAAATGCAAAAACTGTAAACTCTAGCGATGGTATCGTAGCTTATTCAGAAAAGTTGAATACTTCAAGTGAAACTTTAACGTTTGTAGCGTCAGCTGATGGTACTTATTATTTAGATGTATACGCTTATAAAGGAAGCGGAAGCTATAAAGTAGATGTGAAGTACGGAGCAACTGCTGGGGTATACGAAGATACTAGTACAAATTTGGCTTATACAGGAAACTGGAGTAAAGTGTCAAACAGCAGTTCATCAGGAGGATCATACAAAGCTGTAAATGAAGCAAATGCTAGCATGCAGTTTGTATTTAATGGAACTGAAGTATCTTTAAATACGCTTAAGGATAATACCCAAGGACAAGCAAAAGTAACGCTAGACGGCACCGCTTATTGGGTTGATTTGTACGCTGATAAGCCACAGTATAAAGCT
- the gatC gene encoding Asp-tRNA(Asn)/Glu-tRNA(Gln) amidotransferase subunit GatC, with product MSRISVDQVKHVANLARLAVTDDEAELFTKQLDAIITYAEQLDELDTTNVKPTSHVLNMKNVMREDKPAKGLPIEDVVKNAPDHKDGYIRVPTILE from the coding sequence ATGTCAAGAATTTCTGTTGATCAAGTAAAACACGTTGCAAACTTAGCGAGACTTGCGGTGACGGATGACGAAGCTGAACTATTTACAAAACAATTAGATGCTATTATTACATATGCAGAACAATTAGATGAGTTAGATACTACAAATGTAAAACCAACTTCTCACGTATTGAATATGAAAAACGTAATGCGTGAAGATAAGCCAGCTAAAGGTTTACCAATTGAAGACGTAGTGAAAAATGCACCAGACCACAAGGATGGCTACATTCGAGTACCAACTATTTTAGAATAA
- a CDS encoding DUF3920 family protein yields MNKILIQSVIHQRPVYQQSGRWFVLDEEFKWDLPTLQKDVFACLNKAFHIPIIFCDSCEANKIVSALGEEEAEYLQFASGVYWREVGIIFIFKFEDYLPLVETIFHELRHYIQDHIPYYQKEFELDKKRPYEERTTEQDAFAFAAYYLAKFTRQNSHAIPS; encoded by the coding sequence TTGAATAAAATACTTATACAGTCAGTCATCCACCAGCGCCCTGTGTATCAGCAAAGCGGAAGATGGTTTGTATTAGATGAAGAATTCAAGTGGGATTTGCCCACCTTGCAAAAAGATGTTTTTGCTTGTTTAAATAAAGCCTTTCATATTCCTATCATTTTTTGTGATTCATGCGAAGCCAATAAAATTGTCTCTGCTCTTGGAGAAGAAGAAGCAGAATACCTGCAGTTTGCATCAGGCGTTTACTGGCGAGAAGTCGGCATTATATTTATTTTTAAATTTGAGGACTATCTTCCGCTTGTTGAAACGATCTTTCACGAGCTGCGCCACTATATTCAAGATCACATCCCTTATTATCAGAAAGAATTTGAGCTTGATAAAAAGCGCCCGTATGAAGAGCGGACAACCGAACAAGATGCGTTTGCATTTGCTGCTTATTATCTTGCTAAGTTTACAAGACAAAATTCTCACGCCATTCCTTCATAG
- the gatB gene encoding Asp-tRNA(Asn)/Glu-tRNA(Gln) amidotransferase subunit GatB, with protein MNFETIIGLEVHVELKTKSKIFSASPNAFGAAPNANTSVIDLGYPGVLPVLNKEAVDFAMKAALALNCEIATDTKFDRKNYFYPDNPKAYQISQFDKPIGENGWIEVEVKGETKRIRINRLHLEEDAGKLTHTGDGYSLVDFNRQGTPLIEIVSEADMRSPEEAYAYLEKLKSIIQYTGVSDCKMEEGSLRCDANISLRPVGQEEFGTKAELKNLNSFNYVRRGLEHEEIRQEKVLLSGGLIEQETRRFDESTGETILMRVKEGSDDYRYFPEPDLLELHIDEEWKERVRASIPELPDARKKRYVEELGLPAYDAMVLTLTKEMSDFFEATLAAGGDAKLSSNWLMGEVSAYLNSNQKELSDVALTPEGLAGMIQLIQEGTISSKIAKKVFKELIENGGDAKKIVKEKGLVQISDDATLRKFVTDALDANPQSIEDFKNGKDRAIGFLVGQIMKASKGQANPPMVNKILLEEINKR; from the coding sequence ATGAACTTTGAAACGATTATTGGTCTTGAAGTACACGTTGAGCTTAAGACAAAATCTAAAATTTTCTCAGCAAGTCCAAACGCATTTGGTGCGGCTCCAAATGCTAACACAAGTGTAATTGACTTAGGTTATCCTGGCGTATTACCTGTGTTAAACAAAGAAGCAGTTGATTTTGCGATGAAAGCAGCGCTTGCGCTAAACTGTGAAATCGCAACAGATACAAAGTTTGACCGTAAAAACTATTTCTATCCGGATAACCCAAAAGCTTATCAAATCTCTCAATTTGATAAACCAATTGGCGAGAACGGTTGGATTGAAGTAGAAGTTAAAGGTGAAACGAAGCGTATTCGTATCAACCGACTTCATTTAGAAGAAGATGCTGGTAAGCTAACGCATACGGGCGATGGCTATTCACTAGTAGACTTCAACCGTCAAGGTACACCTCTAATTGAGATTGTATCAGAAGCAGATATGCGTTCTCCTGAAGAAGCATATGCTTATTTAGAAAAATTAAAATCAATTATTCAATATACAGGCGTATCTGATTGTAAAATGGAAGAAGGTTCACTTCGCTGTGATGCCAATATCTCTTTACGTCCAGTTGGACAAGAAGAGTTCGGTACAAAAGCTGAGTTAAAGAACTTAAACTCATTTAACTATGTGCGCCGCGGTCTTGAACACGAAGAAATTCGTCAAGAAAAAGTGTTATTGTCTGGTGGCTTAATCGAGCAAGAAACACGCCGTTTTGACGAGTCTACGGGCGAAACAATTCTAATGCGTGTAAAAGAAGGATCTGACGACTACCGCTACTTCCCAGAGCCTGACTTATTAGAATTACACATCGACGAAGAGTGGAAAGAACGCGTTCGTGCTTCGATTCCTGAACTTCCAGATGCTCGTAAAAAGCGCTATGTAGAAGAGCTTGGCTTACCTGCTTATGATGCAATGGTATTAACGCTAACAAAAGAAATGTCTGATTTCTTTGAAGCAACGCTTGCTGCGGGCGGAGACGCGAAGCTATCTTCTAACTGGTTAATGGGTGAAGTTTCTGCTTACTTAAACTCAAACCAAAAAGAACTTTCAGATGTAGCCTTAACACCTGAAGGTCTAGCTGGTATGATTCAATTAATTCAAGAAGGTACAATTTCGTCTAAAATTGCGAAAAAAGTATTCAAAGAATTAATTGAAAATGGTGGAGATGCAAAGAAAATTGTAAAAGAAAAAGGTCTTGTACAAATTTCTGATGATGCAACTTTACGTAAATTCGTAACAGATGCATTAGATGCAAACCCTCAATCTATTGAAGATTTCAAAAACGGTAAGGATCGTGCAATTGGCTTCTTAGTTGGTCAAATTATGAAAGCTTCAAAAGGCCAAGCGAACCCACCGATGGTTAATAAAATTCTTTTAGAAGAAATTAATAAACGCTAA
- the gatA gene encoding Asp-tRNA(Asn)/Glu-tRNA(Gln) amidotransferase subunit GatA — protein sequence MSLFDRKLSELHSLLHKKEVRVQDLVDESYKRINEVDDKVGAFLALNEDNARAYAKELDEALQTKDEFGLLFGMPIGVKDNIVTKDLRTTCSSKILANFDPIYDATVVQKLQAAEAVTIGKLNMDEFAMGSSTENSGLQLTRNPWNLDYVPGGSSGGSAAAVAAGEVPFSLGSDTGGSIRQPAAYCGVVGLKPTYGRVSRYGLVAFASSLDQIGPITNSVEDNAYLLQAISGVDPMDSTSANVDVPDYVSALTGDVKGLKIAVPKEYLGEGVGEEARQSVLDALKVLEGLGATWEEVSLPHSKYALATYYLLSSSEASANLSRFDGVRYGYRTDNAENLIEMYKQSRSEGFGNEVKRRIMLGTFALSSGYYDAYYKKAQQVRTLIKQDFESVFENYDVIIGPTTPTPSFKIGEKTDDPLTMYANDILTIPVNLAGVPGISVPCGLSNGLPLGLQIIGKHFDESTIYRVAHAFEQATEHHKAKPAL from the coding sequence ATGTCTTTATTCGATCGTAAACTTTCAGAACTACATAGCCTTTTACACAAGAAAGAAGTACGTGTACAAGATTTAGTAGACGAATCATATAAACGTATTAATGAAGTAGATGATAAAGTAGGTGCGTTCTTAGCGCTTAATGAAGACAATGCTCGTGCTTATGCAAAAGAGCTAGATGAAGCACTACAAACAAAAGATGAATTTGGCCTATTATTTGGTATGCCAATCGGTGTAAAAGATAATATTGTCACAAAAGATTTACGTACAACTTGTTCTAGTAAAATTCTAGCAAACTTTGATCCGATTTATGATGCAACAGTTGTTCAAAAATTGCAGGCAGCTGAAGCGGTAACAATCGGTAAATTAAATATGGATGAATTCGCAATGGGTTCGTCAACTGAAAACTCAGGTCTTCAGTTAACGCGCAACCCATGGAATTTAGATTACGTACCAGGTGGATCTAGCGGTGGTTCAGCTGCAGCTGTAGCAGCAGGTGAAGTTCCGTTTTCTTTAGGTTCTGATACAGGTGGTTCAATTCGTCAGCCAGCTGCTTATTGCGGTGTTGTCGGATTAAAACCAACGTATGGTCGCGTATCTCGTTACGGATTGGTGGCATTTGCATCTTCTTTAGATCAAATCGGACCAATCACAAATTCTGTTGAAGATAATGCATACTTACTTCAAGCAATTTCAGGCGTAGACCCAATGGACTCTACTTCTGCTAATGTTGATGTACCGGATTATGTATCTGCTTTAACAGGTGACGTAAAAGGTCTTAAAATTGCTGTTCCAAAAGAATACTTAGGCGAAGGTGTGGGCGAGGAAGCTCGCCAGTCTGTTTTAGATGCACTAAAAGTGTTAGAAGGACTAGGCGCAACTTGGGAAGAAGTATCGCTTCCACACTCTAAATACGCATTAGCTACGTATTATCTATTATCTTCTTCTGAAGCGTCTGCTAACTTATCTCGTTTTGACGGCGTTCGCTACGGATATCGTACAGATAATGCTGAGAACTTAATCGAAATGTACAAGCAGTCTCGAAGCGAAGGCTTTGGAAACGAAGTAAAACGCCGTATCATGCTTGGAACGTTTGCGTTAAGCTCTGGTTATTATGATGCTTACTACAAAAAAGCACAGCAAGTACGTACGTTAATTAAGCAAGACTTTGAGTCTGTATTTGAAAACTATGACGTTATCATCGGACCAACTACACCAACTCCATCATTCAAAATTGGTGAGAAAACAGACGATCCATTAACAATGTATGCAAACGATATTTTAACAATCCCAGTAAACCTTGCTGGAGTACCTGGTATTTCTGTGCCTTGCGGCTTATCAAATGGATTGCCATTAGGGTTACAAATTATCGGTAAGCATTTCGACGAAAGCACAATCTATCGTGTTGCTCATGCATTCGAACAAGCAACTGAGCATCATAAAGCGAAACCAGCACTGTAA